gtcagcagggggtgctcctgCGTGGAACGGAGAAGGGTAGATCGGGCCAGAGAAGGGAGACTGCAAATGGCTCCTTGGCACTAGTGGGGGATCTCTCACCCGAGTGGGGTGTGTTGGCAGCCCCTGGGAAGAGGGGACTCCAGGATGGAGCAGAGAGGATGTTGGCTTGGTGTCAGTAGGGGGTGCTATTCTCCAGGTCAGGATGAGTCTCGGAGCCTGAGAGTGGGGGCGGACAGCAATGTTTCCCTGctaccagcagggggtgctctcccacGCTGGGGTAAAGCAGCTAATGATCCTTTCCCCTCATCCTGATGAAGCTGGTTGGATTCTTTAACCAGCCTGGGCAGGAAATAGTTTGGTCTCCCTTCCTGGCAGTAGGCACCACAAgagcacaaataaataaaattaataatacagCACATGCTGCCCACGTCACACGGGTGCAACTTCTGTATACCTGTCCCATACCAAGTACAGGAGCCAACCGTTGCTGGAGGGCTCTGCCTGACAGCCCCCATCCGCCCTGTGCCAACACACCCCTCTGCTCCAGCATGGGTGTCTGGTGCTCACAATCCCCTCTCCCCCGGTTCCAGATGTCCCTCTCTGAGCCCTGCTCGCGAAGGCCGCGTTGTCCCCAACCCTCGCCTGCACCGAGACGAGGGAATTATTTTCGGAACGAGAGCGGTTATACAACCAATGAATTATTTATCATTTTGCATCAAGGAAAAAAACCCCATTTAGTTGGGATTCTTATTTATTTATCGTCGGCGTGCGCGCGTTTGTGTACGGCGCGATTTCCGTTCTCTACACCGGCAGCTGAAACTCCTTGGGGCTGGGTTGGCTTGGGTTGTGTTTTCTTTATGCTCTGGAGTTTTAAGCCGATCATAACACAGCCGTGTCCCTCCCTCTgttccattcccccaccccccgcaaccAGGCTGTGATTCCATTACATAACGAAACCCAAGTACCCTTCTGGCTATCACTGATACAAGATTATGTTGCAAGGGATCCCTTTGCCAAGGCTTATCAGTGTAGCAGGCAATaccgcctccccccacccacaacgCTCTCTTTTCTGCTCCTCCCTGTCCCCAAGAAACTAACAACCCTAGCTGTCTTTTTCCGTATTTCAAAGCCCCCCTGATTGATGCCTCCTCTTGTCTCTCGTGTGTTTCCTTTCCAGATTCCGGTGACAGATGGAtctctcgctcgctcgctctctagctctctatatttttgttttcaagatGTTTGATCTGAAGTTCTGAAGCATCTCGGAGGGGACCCAGGatagggggaggaggagcaacCCCGGGAGACCAGCGACCGAAGAGGCAGCTCCTCCAAGTCACCTCGTGGTCGTGGGGGAAggcggggagggtgtgtgtgtgggggggtgtcgtTCCTGAGCCTCCAAGAAGATCTgttgtttaatttttgttttgttttaaagagaagCACAGATTTCCGCTcccccctctttttcctggaTTGGGAGCGGCAGGAAGGAGTGGATTTTGCCTCCTGTTGCTCTACACCCCGGGGTTGGCACggagggaaagaaaaatgttGGTGACGGCACCGGATAGAACTGAGGTGCCTGTGCCCTCCTATCGCTAACCAGCAAGGGAGCGTCGCCTCTCATCCCCTCCCTTTGCTCTTCGGaggcttgttttcttttttgcccgtggggggaaggggggcgccGCATCTGAACATGCTGCGTCTGGGCTTGTGGGCGGCCGCCCTGCTCTGTGTGTTCTCCCCTGGCACGGTGCATGGCGACTGCTGGCTGATCGAGGGGGACAAGGGTTACGTGTGGCTGGCCATCTGCAGCCAGAACCAGCCTCCCTACGAGACCATCCCCCAGCACATCAACAGCACAGTGCACGACCTGCGCCTGAATGAGAACAAGCTCAAGGTGGTGCTGTACTCCTCCCTCAACCGCTTCAGCAACCTCACCGACCTGAACCTGACCAAGAATGAGATCTCCTACATTGAGGATGGGGCCTTCATGGGCCAGGCCAACCTACAGGTCCTGCAGCTAGGCTACAACAAGCTCACCAACCTGACGGAGGGCATGCTGCGTGGCATGGCCAGGCTGCAGTTCCTCTTCGTGCAGCACAACCTGATTGAGGTGGTCACACCCACCGCTTTCTCCGAGTGCCCCAGCCTGATCAGCATCGACCTGTCCTCCAACCGGCTCAGCAGGCTGGAGGGGAACACCTTCACCAGCCTGAGCAACCTGATGGTGTGCGAGCTAGCTGGCAACCCCTTCAACTGCGACTGCAGCCTCTACAGCTTCCTCACCTGGCTGGTGGTCTTCAACAACGTCACCAAGAACTACGACCGGCTGCAGTGTGAGACCCCCCGGGAGTTCGCTGGCTACCCGCTCCTGATGCCTCGACCCCACCACAACCGCAACGCCATCACCATCTTCCAGTCCATGTGCCGGGGAGGCACCATCCCATCCCTCTCAAGGATCAACCCCACCCCCTACACGCCTGACTCCCAGAGAGACCTGGATGAGAACTCGGGGTTCAACCCCGGGGACTTCCTCTCCGTCGAGCCCCCGGCCTCCTCCACCACCGACTCCTCATTCAACCCCAGCATCAAGCTGCACCACGTGACCATCACCTCAGCCACCTTGGTGGTGACGATCCCCTCACCCTTCAGCAAGATGTACGTGCTGGTCCAGTACAACAACAGCTACGTCTCTGATGTCACGACCCTGAAGAACAAGAAGGAGTATGTCACCCTTAGCAAGCTGAAGGCCCACACGGACTACACCTTCTGTGTGGCCTCCATCCGCAACTCCAAGCGCTACAACCACACCTGCCTGTCCTTTGCCACCAGGAGCAAGGGGAGGGAGGATCCAGTGCCCAATACCTCCACCACCACTCACTACATCATGACCATCCTGGGCTGCCTCTTCGGGATGGTCATCGTCCTGGGGGTGGTGTACTACTGTCTGAGGAAGCGAAGGATGCAGGAAGAGAAGCAGAAGTCCCTCAACGTCAAGAAGACCATCCTGGAGATGCGCTACGGCTCGGATATAGACACCAGCTCCATCGTCCACTCTTCGCAGAAGCTGGGCGAGCCACCCGTCATCCCTGTCTCGCGGATGTCCTCCATCCCTTCCATGATCGGGGAGAAGCTGCCCCCATCCAAGTCAATGGAGGCTGGGATGGAGACCCCCAAAGTTACTACCAAGGGCAACTACATTGAGGTGCGGACGGGTGGCGGGGATGCCCTGGAGAGAGCCCAGCGGGATGACGATCTGCGTGAGCTTGACAATGGCCAAGGCTCGGCAGCTGAGATCTCCACCATCGCCAAGGAGGTAGACAAGGTCAACCAGATCATCAACAATTGTATCGATGCCCTCAAGTTGGACACGGCCTccttcctgggaggagggagcggtGTCGACTCAGACATGGCGTTTGAGTGCCAATCCATCCCCGCCGGCTCCTCGGGTGGGCTGGAGCGGCCTGGCTTCCTGTCGCCACCATACAAGGAGAGCTCCCATCACCCCCTGCAGCGCCAGCTGAGCGCGGACGCAGCTGTGGCCAGGAAGACCTGCAGCGTTTCATCCAGCGGCTCCATCAAGAGTGCCAAGGTCTTCAGCCTTGACGTGCCAGACCACCCGCCAATGAGCAAGTCGGATTCCAAGTACATCGAGAAAGGCAGCCCACTCAACAGCCCCCTGGATCGTCTTCCCCTGGTGTCCCCGGGTGCCATCCACCACCTGGAGGTCAAACCTTCCTACCATTGCAGCGAGCACCGACATTCCTTCCCGGCCCTGTACTACGAGGAGAGCGCCGACACTCTGAGCCAGCGGGTGTCGTTCCTTAAGCCGCTCTCCCGCTCCAAGCGGGACTCCACGTACTCCCAGCTCTCCCCCAGACACTACTTCTCGGGCTACTCCTCCAGCCCCGAGTACTCATCTGAGAGCACCCACAAGATCTGGGAGCGCTTCCGGCCTTACAAGAAGCACCACCGGGAGGAGGTTTACATGGCGGCTGGCCACGCCCTGCGGAAGAAAGTCCAGTTTGCCAAGGACGAGGATCTGCACGACATCCTGGATTACTGGAAAGGCGTCTCTGCTCAGCAGAAGTTGTGACTCTCtctttaaaaggaaagaaaaaaacccaacaaccaccAACAAAAGAACCACTTGACTGTGAACAAAAACCGAACAGGCCCCTCCCCCTATGACAAAAATGAACCAAGAACCGTTTCTTACaaagtttacaaaaaaaaaaaaaaaaaagcaagaaagcaagaaagcaaacaaaaaacaaactcccGCAATGAATTGTCTCTCCTGTGTTATGGGGACCACTGTTCCTCCTGCAGCTGGTTGGGAGGAGCCGCCTGCTTTGACACTGTGGTAATGATGCTGATGGGCTAGCGGGAGGGAAGGACGAAGAGGGGGTTAGGCatgggcggggggcagagaaggATGCTAACCAGGCCTAGACTAAACCACTAACCATCGCTTTTATGTTCCTGTTGTTATTTTGTTCCAGATTGTGGGGGGTTttaaggatgggggtggggctcctGTGTACTCCCTTGGGGGGCAGCCCCCACCAAGAGAAAATGGGGGATGTCACCAAACAAAGAGCCCCTCCCTGGCATTTTAAGGGTTTGGGGGTCTTCAAGGCTTTCTCCCACCTCCCCAAGACTCGTGGGGGTTGTACAGACTCTAGCATGTAACTGGaggctctctctccttttcctccacCTCGGACTCCATTAGGGTCCCCTGAGCTTGGGGTTTGGGTCTCCTGGCTCGTGGCCACATCAGCTTCCCTCGTTCACTGAGGAAGGGGAGGTAGGGCAAACAGCACAGGGCTCTCCCCGCCTCCGGTGCATTTCAGAAGAGAGGTCACCGGCTTTCTAAGGCCCtggggagcccccacccccacccccagccccagccgaaCAGTCCAGTTGTCTTCCAGGAAATGGTGAGGAGCATGTTCTCTGGCATGGCAAAGTGGGGTTCGCTAATGGCAGGGcgatgggggagtggggaagaagACGGGAATTCCCAACTGTGCTGAGATCTGAAGGGTTCCCCCTCTCACccccgccccagagctggggaggggcacgtATCTCCCACCTCCTTCATTTGTGCTGCAGGTTCTGCACCCCCCCTTGTGCTTCGGGGGTGGGGGATCAGACCCTTGAGGAGGGCCTAGGGGAGGAATAACAATCACAGGATGCTCCTATGCCTCCTCCCACCCAGCTAGAGCAGAGCAGGGCCCCCTctccctgtggggtggggggtagaaTGAGTGGATGTGACCAGGGGCAGCTCTCTATTGCCCATTACACTGGATGTGTAAAAAGGCTGGACCTGGAGAGGACAGTGTGTGGGACCTGGATTCCACACAAATGGGGCACATGCGCCTCCTACGGATAGGCGAGAGCTTTGAGAAGAGGGGGTAAaatatgggagggagggagagaaagtggGGAATGGCCAGGGGAAAGCCCAGGAGATTGGTTCTagggcaaggggtggggtgggggggt
The Emys orbicularis isolate rEmyOrb1 chromosome 1, rEmyOrb1.hap1, whole genome shotgun sequence DNA segment above includes these coding regions:
- the ELFN2 gene encoding protein phosphatase 1 regulatory subunit 29, whose amino-acid sequence is MLRLGLWAAALLCVFSPGTVHGDCWLIEGDKGYVWLAICSQNQPPYETIPQHINSTVHDLRLNENKLKVVLYSSLNRFSNLTDLNLTKNEISYIEDGAFMGQANLQVLQLGYNKLTNLTEGMLRGMARLQFLFVQHNLIEVVTPTAFSECPSLISIDLSSNRLSRLEGNTFTSLSNLMVCELAGNPFNCDCSLYSFLTWLVVFNNVTKNYDRLQCETPREFAGYPLLMPRPHHNRNAITIFQSMCRGGTIPSLSRINPTPYTPDSQRDLDENSGFNPGDFLSVEPPASSTTDSSFNPSIKLHHVTITSATLVVTIPSPFSKMYVLVQYNNSYVSDVTTLKNKKEYVTLSKLKAHTDYTFCVASIRNSKRYNHTCLSFATRSKGREDPVPNTSTTTHYIMTILGCLFGMVIVLGVVYYCLRKRRMQEEKQKSLNVKKTILEMRYGSDIDTSSIVHSSQKLGEPPVIPVSRMSSIPSMIGEKLPPSKSMEAGMETPKVTTKGNYIEVRTGGGDALERAQRDDDLRELDNGQGSAAEISTIAKEVDKVNQIINNCIDALKLDTASFLGGGSGVDSDMAFECQSIPAGSSGGLERPGFLSPPYKESSHHPLQRQLSADAAVARKTCSVSSSGSIKSAKVFSLDVPDHPPMSKSDSKYIEKGSPLNSPLDRLPLVSPGAIHHLEVKPSYHCSEHRHSFPALYYEESADTLSQRVSFLKPLSRSKRDSTYSQLSPRHYFSGYSSSPEYSSESTHKIWERFRPYKKHHREEVYMAAGHALRKKVQFAKDEDLHDILDYWKGVSAQQKL